DNA from Aythya fuligula isolate bAytFul2 unplaced genomic scaffold, bAytFul2.pri scaffold_31_arrow_ctg1, whole genome shotgun sequence:
CTCCcgccccccctccgcccccccccccgccaccgcCCCcacccccgccgcccccccggcgCGCCCCCCACGACTGGCCCGAGCACGGGCCCCCCGAAATCGGGCCCCCGTGGCCTGAGGCGGCCCCCCGGGAGAACGGGCACCCCCCgttccaccccccccccgccgccggcagTGGTGGGAATGGGCTGGGGGGCGCGGGTgagtggagggggggggggggggcagggggaaaaggggagggcTGAGGGGGTGGGGGTGTGTTGGAGGGGGATGGGGGGCTcagaggggctgcggggggtCAGAGGGGTATGGGGGAGGTcggagggggtgtgggggggcagaggggctgggggggtgtcAGAAGGGGTATGGGGGGTcagagggggtgggggggatgaGAGGGCTTGTGGGGGGGTCaaggggggtgtgggggggtcaGAGGGGTTgtctgaggggctgggggggcagggaaaaaagggggggatgtggggggcTGTTGGAGGgtctgaggggctgggggggcgtcagagggggtgtgggggggcagaagggatgtggggggggcagaggggatgTCTGAGGGTTGGGGGGGTCACTTGTGTGTCTTGGGGAGTGGTGATGAATTGGGGGGGGGTGATAGGGAGtggggggggcactggggggccAAAATGGGGACGCGCGGGGTACAAGGAGGGGGCGCAGGAGGTTGGGGGGGGAACAAGAGGTTGTGGGTGGGGACACAGCAGCTTGGGGGGGGACCAGGAGGTGTGGGGGGGGCTGGAAAATGGGGCTGGCCCCcactttcccccccccctccccgcagcgctgccctgccagctgcaCCCCAGCCCTCTGAAGCGCTCCCTGTCGCTGGTGCccggcagcccccagggagGGGGTGGCGAgtggccggggggggggggcgaggaaCCGGGgggcccccccccctcctcctcgcccccccTTCGGCGAGCACGCCCCCCTGTCGCCGCAGAGCAGCGTGGCCTCGTCGGGCAGCGAGCAGACCGAGGAGCCCCCCGGCGGCCGCAACACCTTCCAGGAGGACGGCAGCGGcatgaaaggtttttttttggggggaggaggggtcCTGGAGGGGCCTgggaggttttgggggggggccaGCGAGGCGTCACCTTGctggctgcccccccccctctcctAGATGTCCCCTCGTGGCTGAAGAGCCTGCGGCTGCACAAGTACGCGGCGCTCTTCTCGCAGATGACCTACGAGGAGATGATGACGCTGACCGAGCACCACCTCGAGTCGCAGGTGAgcggcgccccccccccccctcacaaaaaataataaaagaaacccAGCAAAAACAGGCTGGGGACGGCCCTTACCTGTCCCTTTTttgtgttccccccccccccccccaaagaacGTCACCAAGGGCGCGCGGCACAAGATCGCCCTCAGCATCCAGAAGCTGCGGGAGCGCCAGAGCGTCCTCAAGGCGCTGGAGAAGGTGCGGGGGGGcccctgcccccctccctgctgcccccagggttgggggggggcagccctgACCCCCCCGATCcttttgtgcccccccccccccactccgCAGGACATCCTGGAGGGGGGCAACCTGTGGACGgcgctgcaggagctgcagcagatcATGGTGACGCCCATCAAGGCTTtccggccccccccggccccccccgccAACACCAGCGCCCCCCCCGACGCCGCTGCCGCCCCCCCGGGGGCCGCCGACGCCTTCGCCCCCCACCCGGCTGCCGACCCCGAGGCCCCCGCGGCCCCGGTTCCCGACGGGGACATCCCGGGGCAATTCACCCGGGTGATGGGCAAAGGTAAGGCTGTGGGGGGGGCCAtgtgggtggtttttttttgggggggggcccCACGGTACCCTGACCCCCCCCAAAGTGTGCACCCAGCTGCTGGTGTCGCGGCCGGACGAGGAGAACATCACCAGTTACCTCCAGCTCCTCGAGAAGTGCCTGAGCCATGAGGTAataaggggaaggggggggggctAAGAATTGATtcgatttctttttttattttttttttgggggggcccCAAAAACCGCtgttcccccccctccccaggcgtTCACGGAGACGCAGAAGAAGAGGCTCCTCTCCTGGAAGCAGCAGGTCCTGAAGCTGCTCCGCGCCTTCCCCAAGAAGGTGCCGCTCGAGGGCCCGGGCTACCGCCCCCCCAAAGGGTAGGTGGGCGCGGGGGGGGGCACGCGGGGACCCCCCAggttggggtgggggcagcCTTTGACCCCCCCGGCCTCATTTATCCCCTCCCCCGTACCCCAGTTTGTCCCCCTTGGTGCTGCGTTTGCCCTCCTCGGGAACCCTCAGGGCTGGATTTGCCCCtaggtgccccccccccggtcctgggcccccccccccaaagcctgggacccccccccttGAACCTGCCCCCCACTCCcatgccccccacccccccagggaccccccttgccttccccccccccatttttttttttttgggggggggggagccctCCGTCCATTTCCctgcccccctcctcccccttccccctccccatttcCACCCTGGGCCACCCCCCAGAACGCTTTGTGTAcggggggggggattttggggtgctgtcctcacccccccccttttattttttatttgcccccccccagctgggCCTTCGGCTCCAACTCGCTCCCCATAGCTGGctctgtgggggggggggcgggggggcggcgggggcagcgccCCTTCGCGTTGCCCCCCCGCGCGCTGCCCCCCACccgcctggggctgctgggccctgcgggggggggcccggccccgcgaCCCCCCCTCGGcggccccccccctcccctcggCGCCCAGGGCCGCCAGGTgggtgggggaggggggcagatttttttttgggggggggagggggggtggtgGAGGGCGTTTGGGGTGGGTTAGAGGgtgggggggtgatgggggggggtCTGATATTGGGgtaattttttgggggggcgATGGTGGGGGCTCCAATGTTGCGGTGATTTGGGGGGGATCTGGGGAGGGTTTTaatggggggggagggtgggggggggtcctggcgggagggggggggcactgAGGGATGGCGGGGGTGTCCTGGGGAAATTTGGGGttcattttttttggggggggccaCTCAGGGAGCGGGGGGGGCACTGAGGGACAAGGTGGGGGGTGCTCAGGGCGCTGGGCTCTTCGGCTCTTTTTGGGGGGGCTTTTTGGGGCCGGGAGGGGGTCCTCCTCCCCCCCGTAGCCCCCCCCCAATAAAGtatttctccccccccccagagcctGTGGTTCGGCAGCGGGGGGGCCGCAGGGCGCAGCGCGGTGCAGCGCACCCACTCGCTGCCCGTCCACCCCTCGCCCCAGGCCCTGCTCGCCTTCCCCCAGGGTaagtctggggggggggggcaaaaaaaaaaagccctgagcCCCTCCTAACCctaaaagcctttttaaaaattttttctgtcctccccccctccctcgcagagtgccccctccccggcaccGACCTGGAGATCAACCCCACGCTGGAGTCGCTGTGCCTGAGCATGACGGAGCACGCGCTGGGGGGtgagcccgggggggggcacgggtTTAATACTTTTTTAGGTGGGGGGGGCTTctagggaggggggggaagagcctccttcccctcctgccccccccccccccccgtttgcCCCCCGCAGACGGCACAGACAAGACCTCGACCATCTGACGCTGCCCCCCCCTCCGCAGGGGCTCTGCGCCCCTCTTTGCCCCCCCCCGCTGTGACTGtgccccccccaacccccccggcccccccccccacctttccCCGTGCATCTTTATGAGTGTGGGGGGGAAATCAggggcacccccccccccccccccaaaaaataaagcaaccgAGGGGctctcggggggggggggggcgatgACTttgccgggggggggctgtgtGTGAACACTACAGGGGCTGCGTGCAGGGGGGGGGGCTCTCCCGGCCGggtttcctttaattttttttttaataattccccgttttttttggtttcttttttttttttttttccttccttcctttattattattattattctaatattaatattatttgcCCCCGGCAAACCAAACCAtgaagctgggggggggacgaCACATTGAAGGGGGGGGGCTCCACATCACCACGCCCCCCCCGTGCccattttggggaggggaaacCCCCCCCcgtgtctgtttttttttttggggggggggtacAGCCCCTCGGTGCCcgttttttggggggattggCGCGGGGGTGACCCCCCCCAGGCTTTAGGTACATGGCGATGTCCCGGGAAGGGGGGGGGCCCCCCCGGTCGGTAcagcccccccctgccccatgcccccccccctttgtaCCCGTAGCGCCGCGGCCCCGGAGATAGAAGCGTTATTTTAGATACATTTTATTATGAATAACTTTTGTTATGACTATGGCTGGTAACCATGACTACgttattaaagagaaaaaaaaaaaaaaacaacaaaaaaaccccaaactggTCTTTTTTtgggcttttttcccccacaaaataaaaaaacacccccaaaagtggcgtttttccccccaaaaactCAGTCGCTGGAGGAGTCGGACGCCTCGCTCgcgctctcctcctcctcctcctccgagGCCTCGCTGGGGCTGaggcgggggctgcgggggggcgcccccccctcgctgccccccccctccgactc
Protein-coding regions in this window:
- the SAMD4B gene encoding LOW QUALITY PROTEIN: protein Smaug homolog 2 (The sequence of the model RefSeq protein was modified relative to this genomic sequence to represent the inferred CDS: deleted 1 base in 1 codon), whose protein sequence is MMFRDQVGIVAGWFKAWNECEQTVALLSLLKRVTRTQARFLQLCLEHSLADCADIHLLEAEANSAAAISQWPQEPAEAAVALLLAHLPLLQPGNAAAKAEYMKRLQKVLAYAIESNRCVEESRQLLSYALIHPATTLDDRSALALWLGHLEERLAGAPPAPPLRPDAAAAAAPPAPPPPPPPPPPPPPPPPRRAPHDWPEHGPPEIGPPWPEAAPRENGHPPFHPPPAAGSGGNGLGGAALPCQLHPSPLKRSLSLVPGSPQGGGGEWPGGGGEEPGAPPPPPRPPFGEHAPLSPQSSVASSGSEQTEEPPGGRNTFQEDGSGMKDVPSWLKSLRLHKYAALFSQMTYEEMMTLTEHHLESQNVTKGARHKIALSIQKLRERQSVLKALEKDILEGGNLWTALQELQQIMVTPIKAFRPPPAPPANTSAPPDAAAAPPGAADAFAPHPAADPEAPAAPVPDGDIPGQFTRVMGKVCTQLLVSRPDEENITSYLQLLEKCLSHEAFTETQKKRLLSWKQQVLKLLRAFPKKVPLEGPGYRPPKGWAFGSNSLPIAGSVGGGAGGRRGQRPFALPPRALPPTRLGLLGPAGGGPAPRPPLGGPPPPLGAQGRQSLWFGSGGAAGRSAVQRTHSLPVHPSPQALLAFPQECPLPGTDLEINPTLESLCLSMTEHALGDGTDKTSTI